The following proteins come from a genomic window of Tepidiforma thermophila:
- a CDS encoding alpha-ketoacid dehydrogenase subunit beta: MTTATAQRQLPVVMAINEALRQLMQEDPNVFLAGEDVALYGSVFGFSRGLLDEFGPERVVDTPISEAALVGLGVGAAATGLRPIIDIMFMDFMGVAMDQIVNQAAKMRYMFGGKARLPLTIHTMAGAGLNLAAQHSQSLEAWFCHVPGLKVVMASGPYEAKGLIIAAVHDDSPVIVVNNKALLGLAGHVPEEMYEIPLGQAAVVRPGTNFTIIATGRMVQESLAAAEKLLEHGIDAEVIDPRSLVPLDTATLVESVRKTHRALVVHEAVRFGGFGAEIAAQLQELAFDYLDAPVGRVGAPFSPVPFSPALEAHYVPNADRIASEVLRLLGRAG, translated from the coding sequence ATGACTACCGCAACCGCCCAGCGCCAGCTCCCCGTCGTGATGGCCATCAACGAGGCCCTCCGCCAGCTCATGCAGGAGGACCCGAACGTCTTCCTCGCCGGCGAAGATGTCGCCCTCTACGGCTCCGTCTTCGGCTTCAGCCGCGGCCTCCTCGATGAATTCGGCCCCGAACGCGTTGTCGATACCCCCATCTCCGAAGCCGCCCTCGTCGGCCTCGGCGTTGGCGCTGCCGCCACCGGCCTCCGCCCCATCATCGACATCATGTTCATGGACTTCATGGGCGTGGCCATGGACCAGATCGTCAACCAGGCCGCCAAGATGCGGTACATGTTCGGCGGCAAGGCCCGGCTCCCCCTCACCATCCACACCATGGCCGGCGCCGGCCTCAACCTCGCCGCCCAGCACTCCCAGTCCCTCGAAGCCTGGTTCTGCCACGTCCCGGGCCTCAAGGTCGTCATGGCCTCCGGCCCCTACGAAGCCAAAGGCCTCATCATCGCCGCCGTCCACGACGACAGCCCCGTGATCGTCGTCAACAACAAGGCGCTCCTCGGCCTCGCCGGTCACGTCCCCGAGGAGATGTACGAAATCCCCCTCGGCCAGGCCGCCGTCGTCCGCCCGGGCACGAACTTCACCATCATCGCGACCGGCCGCATGGTCCAGGAGAGCCTCGCCGCCGCCGAAAAACTGCTGGAGCACGGCATCGACGCCGAAGTCATCGACCCCCGCTCGCTCGTGCCCCTCGATACCGCGACCCTGGTCGAATCGGTCCGCAAGACCCACCGCGCCCTGGTCGTGCACGAGGCGGTCCGCTTCGGCGGGTTCGGCGCTGAGATCGCGGCCCAGCTCCAGGAGCTCGCCTTCGATTACCTCGATGCCCCGGTCGGCCGCGTCGGCGCACCCTTCTCCCCGGTCCCCTTCAGCCCTGCCCTCGAAGCCCACTACGTCCCCAACGCCGACCGCATCGCCAGCGAAGTCCTCCGCCTTCTCGGCCGCGCCGGCTGA
- a CDS encoding NAD(+)/NADH kinase, whose amino-acid sequence MEPGILGVIANPASGKDIRRLIAHAAVVSDAAKRGILRRLLIGAAAAGARRVHYLPGPHRLVEDALDGLGLPFEAEPLPVDLTGSALDTRAAARLLRERGAAAVVVLGGDGTCRAAAAGWPHIPLLPLSTGTNNVFPLTCEPTVAGLAAGLVAAARVPLDDAANPCPHIRVDVEGEPPDIALVDAALVTDRFTGARAVWKPAELAAVLLLRSDPAVTGLAAIGGMLGLPGPGAGALAIDIGEPGREVRVPLAPGLVVPVSVRSHREVPFGEAIEWRGPGILALDGERERRLLPGQRASLVPCADGPLLLDPGRILRLAAAAGLFIEVPCGASYAD is encoded by the coding sequence ATGGAGCCCGGCATCCTCGGGGTCATCGCCAACCCGGCCTCCGGCAAGGACATCCGCCGCCTTATCGCCCACGCTGCCGTCGTCAGCGACGCCGCCAAGCGCGGCATCCTCCGCCGGCTGCTCATCGGCGCTGCCGCCGCCGGCGCCCGCCGCGTCCACTACCTCCCGGGGCCGCACCGCCTCGTTGAAGATGCCCTCGACGGCCTCGGCCTCCCCTTCGAGGCCGAGCCGCTGCCCGTCGACCTCACCGGGTCGGCGCTTGATACCCGCGCGGCGGCCCGCCTCCTCCGCGAGCGCGGGGCCGCCGCGGTGGTCGTGCTCGGCGGCGACGGCACCTGCCGGGCCGCGGCCGCCGGATGGCCGCATATCCCGCTGCTCCCCCTTTCCACCGGGACGAACAACGTCTTCCCCCTCACCTGCGAGCCGACGGTCGCCGGCCTCGCCGCCGGGCTCGTCGCCGCTGCCCGCGTCCCCCTCGACGACGCTGCCAACCCCTGCCCGCACATCCGCGTCGACGTCGAGGGCGAACCGCCCGACATCGCCCTCGTCGATGCCGCCCTCGTCACCGACCGCTTCACCGGCGCCCGCGCCGTCTGGAAACCGGCCGAGCTCGCCGCCGTCCTCCTCCTCCGCTCCGACCCTGCCGTCACCGGCCTTGCGGCGATCGGCGGCATGCTCGGCCTGCCCGGCCCCGGAGCAGGCGCCCTCGCCATCGATATCGGTGAGCCCGGCCGGGAGGTCCGCGTCCCCCTCGCCCCCGGGCTCGTCGTCCCCGTCTCCGTCCGCAGCCACCGCGAGGTGCCCTTCGGCGAGGCCATCGAATGGCGCGGCCCGGGCATCCTCGCCCTCGACGGCGAACGCGAGCGCCGTCTCCTTCCCGGCCAGCGCGCCAGCCTCGTCCCCTGCGCCGACGGCCCCCTCCTTCTCGATCCCGGCCGCATCCTCCGCCTGGCTGCCGCGGCCGGGCTTTTCATTGAAGTCCCCTGCGGAGCGTCCTATGCCGACTGA
- a CDS encoding lipoyl domain-containing protein, which produces MPTEVLVPKLGMTMTEGTVAEWLVPDGAPVRAGDIVYRLETEKIEFQVEAEADGILRHAVPAGTTLPPGSVVGYILAPGEAPPAGAPLPPPLPPPQPRRASPLRRPRRPRPGT; this is translated from the coding sequence ATGCCGACTGAAGTCCTGGTTCCCAAGCTGGGCATGACCATGACCGAAGGCACCGTCGCCGAATGGCTGGTGCCCGACGGCGCCCCCGTCCGCGCCGGCGACATCGTCTACCGTCTCGAGACCGAGAAGATCGAATTCCAGGTCGAAGCCGAGGCCGACGGCATCCTCCGCCACGCCGTCCCGGCCGGCACGACCCTCCCGCCCGGTTCCGTCGTCGGCTACATCCTCGCCCCCGGCGAGGCCCCGCCCGCCGGCGCCCCGCTCCCGCCGCCCCTGCCGCCGCCGCAGCCGCGCCGGGCGTCCCCGCTCCGCCGCCCCCGCCGCCCGCGCCCGGGCACGTAG
- a CDS encoding dihydrolipoamide acetyltransferase family protein, with translation MHRAHAAAARPAAPAAAPSPAPAEPSPATPVARALARELGIDLAAVRGTGPGGRITKEDVEAAAAARPAAPPPSAPPVPAPAAAAPAPGQRIPLRGMRKTIAERMHRSLQETAQLTLGMRVRMDEALRLREQLIAEWQPEGIRPSITDLVIRAVARALRQHPALNARVEPDAIVLEPEVHIGMAVALEAGLVVPVIRNADTLHLRDLARETARLAEAARAGTLGLDDYAGQTFSVTSLGMAGVEFFTPIINPPNVAILGVGQLVDDIRWDGDRPVRARTLTLSLTIDHRAVDGAPGAAFLGTVRDLLEAPYRLLLP, from the coding sequence GTGCACCGCGCCCACGCCGCCGCAGCCCGCCCGGCCGCTCCCGCGGCTGCCCCGTCCCCTGCCCCGGCCGAACCGTCGCCCGCGACGCCCGTCGCCCGCGCCCTCGCCCGCGAGCTCGGCATCGACCTCGCCGCCGTCCGCGGCACCGGCCCCGGCGGCCGTATCACCAAAGAGGACGTCGAAGCTGCCGCAGCTGCCCGCCCGGCCGCCCCGCCGCCTTCGGCGCCCCCGGTCCCGGCCCCTGCTGCTGCGGCGCCCGCCCCCGGCCAGCGCATCCCCCTCCGCGGCATGCGCAAAACCATCGCCGAGCGCATGCACCGCAGCCTCCAGGAGACGGCCCAGCTCACCCTCGGCATGCGCGTCCGCATGGACGAGGCCCTCCGCCTCCGCGAGCAGCTCATCGCCGAGTGGCAGCCCGAGGGCATCCGCCCCTCCATCACCGACCTGGTCATCCGCGCCGTCGCCCGCGCCCTCCGCCAGCACCCCGCCCTCAACGCCCGCGTCGAACCCGACGCCATCGTCCTCGAGCCGGAGGTCCACATCGGCATGGCCGTCGCCCTCGAGGCCGGCCTTGTCGTCCCGGTCATCCGCAACGCCGACACCCTCCACCTCCGCGATCTCGCCCGCGAAACCGCCCGTCTCGCCGAGGCCGCCCGCGCCGGGACCCTCGGCCTCGATGACTACGCCGGCCAGACCTTCTCCGTCACCTCCCTCGGCATGGCCGGCGTCGAATTCTTCACCCCAATCATCAACCCGCCCAACGTCGCCATCCTCGGCGTAGGACAACTCGTCGACGACATTCGCTGGGACGGCGACCGCCCCGTCCGCGCCCGGACCCTCACCCTTTCGCTCACCATCGACCACCGCGCGGTCGATGGCGCCCCCGGGGCCGCCTTCCTCGGCACCGTCCGCGACCTCCTCGAAGCCCCCTACCGGCTCCTGCTGCCATGA
- a CDS encoding FAD-dependent oxidoreductase, which translates to MSTARRFDVAVIGGGAAGVAAALEAARLGASVALVEAERPGGSCVHFTCIPTSILLDAAEGFVRARELAVAGVLTASETFQLGRANDRARALARSLAAGLETSLRRARVEVVAGHASFREPGLLTVAGAGELAADAVVIASGARWEPPAVPGLPADRLATPDVVQSWREPPPSCLILGGGPSGGVFALEYATLLALAGSAVTLAAPGPSVFAGFDDDLQPLLADLLQPLGITVLVGAVPLRAEGETVVLATAAGERPVAAACVLAADPRVPSVRGLGIECAGLTPGADGAIPVDAACATGVPGIFAAGDITGQGMRSSTAAVQGRTAGANAAGESRVARLSAVPWLAHTVPPVAAVGSTAAAAQQAGIPLASVTLGFEGTAPSVARGGHPGLLRLHADRRTGEIVSAQAAGPGAHELVSAAAALMQTEATVDQAAALVAWHPSPLELLAEAARRLAG; encoded by the coding sequence ATGAGCACGGCGCGCCGCTTCGATGTCGCCGTCATCGGCGGCGGTGCGGCCGGCGTCGCCGCCGCCCTCGAAGCCGCCCGCCTCGGCGCCTCCGTCGCCCTCGTCGAGGCCGAGCGCCCTGGCGGCTCCTGCGTCCACTTCACCTGCATCCCCACCTCCATCCTCCTCGATGCCGCCGAAGGGTTCGTCCGCGCCCGCGAACTCGCCGTCGCCGGCGTCCTCACCGCCTCGGAGACGTTCCAGCTGGGCCGCGCCAACGACCGCGCCCGCGCCCTCGCCCGCTCCCTCGCGGCCGGGCTCGAAACCTCCCTCCGCCGCGCCCGCGTCGAGGTCGTCGCCGGCCACGCCAGCTTCCGCGAGCCCGGCCTGCTCACGGTCGCCGGTGCCGGGGAGCTCGCCGCCGACGCCGTCGTCATCGCCAGCGGCGCACGCTGGGAGCCGCCCGCGGTCCCCGGCCTCCCCGCCGACCGCCTGGCCACCCCCGATGTCGTCCAATCCTGGCGCGAACCGCCCCCCTCCTGTCTCATCCTCGGCGGCGGGCCCTCCGGCGGCGTCTTCGCCCTTGAATACGCAACGCTCCTCGCCCTGGCCGGCTCCGCCGTCACCCTCGCTGCACCCGGGCCGTCCGTCTTCGCCGGCTTCGACGACGACCTCCAGCCGCTCCTCGCCGACCTCCTCCAGCCGCTCGGCATCACGGTCCTCGTCGGCGCCGTCCCGCTCCGCGCCGAAGGCGAGACGGTCGTCCTCGCAACCGCCGCCGGCGAACGCCCGGTCGCAGCGGCCTGCGTGCTCGCCGCCGACCCTCGTGTCCCGTCGGTCCGCGGCCTCGGCATCGAATGCGCCGGCCTCACCCCCGGTGCCGACGGCGCCATCCCGGTCGATGCCGCCTGCGCGACCGGCGTGCCCGGCATCTTCGCCGCCGGCGATATCACCGGCCAGGGCATGCGCTCATCAACCGCAGCCGTCCAGGGCCGCACCGCCGGCGCGAACGCCGCCGGCGAATCGCGCGTCGCCCGCCTGTCTGCCGTCCCGTGGCTGGCCCACACCGTCCCGCCCGTCGCCGCCGTCGGCAGCACCGCCGCAGCCGCGCAGCAGGCCGGCATCCCGCTCGCGTCGGTCACCCTCGGCTTCGAAGGCACCGCTCCGTCCGTCGCCCGCGGCGGCCACCCCGGCCTCCTCCGCCTCCACGCCGACCGGCGCACCGGCGAAATTGTCTCCGCCCAGGCCGCCGGTCCCGGCGCGCACGAACTCGTCAGCGCCGCCGCCGCGCTCATGCAGACAGAGGCAACCGTCGACCAGGCCGCAGCCCTCGTCGCCTGGCACCCCTCGCCCCTCGAGCTCCTCGCCGAGGCGGCCCGCCGCCTGGCCGGCTGA
- a CDS encoding DUF3237 domain-containing protein — protein MPLESLPVEFLFTMTANVSAPTMIQGGPQGSRLIVSVPAGTFEGPKLRGTVVPHSGGDWVTLRPDGSMKLDVRLTLQTDDGAHILVTYTGIGARAADGSTKVYSTPLFETGAEKYAWLNTVQAVGIGSTGPNGVTYEVYALRA, from the coding sequence ATGCCGCTGGAGAGTCTGCCGGTTGAATTCCTGTTCACGATGACGGCGAACGTTTCGGCGCCGACGATGATCCAGGGGGGGCCGCAGGGATCGCGGTTGATCGTCAGCGTTCCGGCGGGGACGTTCGAAGGCCCGAAGCTGAGGGGCACGGTTGTGCCGCACTCAGGAGGCGACTGGGTGACGCTGCGGCCGGACGGAAGCATGAAGCTGGACGTGCGGCTGACGCTGCAGACGGACGACGGGGCGCACATCCTGGTGACGTATACGGGCATCGGCGCGCGAGCCGCTGACGGGAGCACGAAAGTGTACTCGACGCCGCTGTTCGAAACGGGGGCGGAGAAATACGCCTGGCTGAACACCGTGCAGGCAGTCGGGATCGGGAGCACGGGGCCGAACGGCGTGACCTACGAGGTGTACGCGCTCCGGGCGTAG
- a CDS encoding SDR family NAD(P)-dependent oxidoreductase, protein MEIAGKVALVTGAGSGIGRACAERLAREGAKVVVVDIDAAGGEETVRRIAAAGGEAAFVQGDVGTPEGIAETFRAAKRVFGRLDIVHNNAGIMTGDTPGWPDAPLEKVHRVISVNTSGVIMGTRAAVEAFREHGDGGVVVNTASIAGLGPLPFDPVYAASKAAVIHFTKSCAMLKELENVRVNAVAPGMVDTPIIAKTGDGTRPAKWLEPSLEGAVLLPPERIAEEVVRLIRDDTLAGEVSVVMHESAQPAAGG, encoded by the coding sequence ATGGAGATCGCTGGCAAGGTTGCGCTGGTCACCGGCGCGGGGTCGGGCATCGGCCGGGCGTGCGCGGAGCGGCTGGCGCGGGAAGGCGCGAAGGTTGTCGTGGTCGACATCGACGCGGCGGGCGGGGAGGAAACGGTTCGGCGGATCGCGGCGGCCGGCGGGGAGGCGGCGTTTGTGCAGGGCGACGTGGGCACGCCGGAGGGCATTGCGGAGACGTTCCGGGCGGCGAAGCGGGTCTTCGGGCGGCTCGACATCGTGCACAACAACGCGGGGATCATGACGGGCGACACGCCGGGCTGGCCGGATGCGCCGCTGGAGAAGGTGCACCGGGTGATTTCGGTGAATACGTCGGGCGTGATCATGGGAACGCGGGCGGCGGTGGAGGCGTTCCGGGAGCATGGGGACGGGGGCGTGGTGGTGAACACGGCGAGCATCGCCGGGCTGGGGCCGCTGCCGTTCGACCCGGTCTACGCGGCGTCGAAGGCGGCCGTGATTCACTTCACGAAGTCGTGCGCGATGCTGAAGGAGCTGGAGAACGTGCGGGTGAACGCGGTGGCGCCGGGGATGGTGGACACGCCGATCATCGCGAAGACGGGCGACGGGACGCGGCCGGCGAAGTGGCTGGAACCGTCGCTGGAGGGGGCGGTGCTGCTGCCGCCGGAGCGGATCGCGGAGGAGGTGGTGCGGCTGATCCGTGATGACACGCTTGCCGGGGAGGTGAGCGTGGTGATGCACGAGAGCGCACAGCCCGCGGCAGGCGGGTAG
- a CDS encoding carboxymuconolactone decarboxylase family protein has product MSTVPRVPSAVPGQPPAFHTVLAHAPAIQQRFAALYADFWMDSALSQREKEIARIRNARVTACGFCRQVRFSLAREEGLDEATLDLVTDGYLDAPLSPREKRILQYTDAIIGDPARADPALGAALRDELGDAGLAELTLGVGLFLGLAKVLITLGLEPEEMPVTVLPTPGSAVSRPSAAPAGG; this is encoded by the coding sequence ATGTCCACCGTCCCCCGCGTCCCCTCCGCCGTGCCCGGCCAGCCGCCGGCCTTCCACACCGTCCTCGCCCACGCGCCTGCCATCCAGCAGCGGTTCGCAGCCCTCTACGCCGACTTCTGGATGGACTCCGCCCTCTCCCAGCGCGAGAAGGAGATCGCCCGGATCCGCAACGCCCGCGTCACCGCCTGCGGTTTCTGCCGCCAGGTCCGCTTCTCCCTCGCCCGCGAAGAGGGCCTCGATGAAGCCACGCTCGACCTCGTCACCGACGGCTACCTCGATGCCCCGCTCAGCCCGCGCGAAAAGCGCATCCTCCAGTACACCGACGCCATCATCGGCGACCCCGCCCGCGCCGACCCTGCTCTCGGCGCCGCCCTCCGCGACGAGCTCGGCGATGCCGGCCTCGCCGAACTGACCCTCGGCGTCGGCCTTTTCCTCGGCCTCGCAAAGGTGCTCATCACCCTCGGCCTCGAGCCCGAGGAGATGCCCGTCACCGTCCTCCCGACGCCCGGCTCCGCCGTCAGCCGTCCCTCGGCCGCCCCCGCCGGCGGCTAA
- a CDS encoding aromatic ring-hydroxylating oxygenase subunit alpha, whose protein sequence is MALKTVGDQGRKTEAGYRSAGTLYQELLDQDSRPVPPVLRLESPIEPGVTRVPAEQYYSKAIHDREVEKIWKRVWQMACREEDIPEVGDYIVYDIAHLSFLVVRSAPDRIQAFHNACLHRGRQLREFDGRGAQEFRCPFHGWCWEIDGSLKEVVCRWDFPEVNERDYHLPEVKVGTWGGFVFINPDPNAEPLEQFLGDLPRHFERWDLANRFKQAHVAKILRCNWKVAQEAFMEAYHVVATHPQLLNGIGDSNSQYDVFGNFSRAITPNGTPSPHLRETPSQQDMLDAMFDRNLDTPPLAEVPPGMSARQFAAMLSREGMRAVIGDEADTYCDAEYLDSIYYTVFPNFHPWGAFNRITYRFRPHGDNPDECIMECMFLAPWPKGEPKPPAAPIHWLGPDDDWADAPELGMLARVFNQDTFNIPKVQLGLKTMKRPEVVFASYNETKIRHFHQLYDRWMELE, encoded by the coding sequence ATGGCACTCAAAACCGTCGGCGACCAGGGCCGCAAGACCGAAGCCGGCTACCGCTCCGCCGGCACCCTCTACCAGGAGCTCCTCGACCAGGACTCCCGCCCCGTCCCGCCAGTCCTCCGCCTCGAATCCCCCATCGAGCCCGGCGTCACCCGCGTCCCCGCCGAACAGTACTACAGCAAAGCCATCCACGACCGCGAAGTCGAAAAAATCTGGAAGCGCGTCTGGCAGATGGCCTGCCGCGAGGAAGACATCCCCGAAGTCGGCGACTACATCGTCTACGACATCGCCCACCTCTCCTTCCTCGTCGTCCGCAGCGCCCCCGACCGCATCCAGGCCTTCCATAACGCCTGCCTCCACCGCGGCCGCCAGCTCCGCGAATTCGACGGCCGCGGCGCCCAGGAGTTCCGCTGCCCCTTCCACGGCTGGTGCTGGGAGATCGACGGCTCCCTCAAAGAGGTCGTCTGCCGGTGGGACTTCCCCGAGGTCAACGAGCGCGACTACCACCTCCCCGAGGTCAAAGTCGGCACCTGGGGCGGCTTCGTCTTCATCAACCCCGACCCCAACGCCGAGCCCCTCGAGCAGTTCCTCGGCGACCTCCCCCGCCACTTCGAACGGTGGGACCTCGCCAACCGCTTCAAGCAGGCCCACGTCGCCAAGATCCTCCGCTGCAACTGGAAGGTCGCCCAGGAAGCCTTCATGGAGGCTTACCACGTCGTCGCCACCCACCCCCAGCTCCTCAACGGCATCGGCGACTCCAACTCCCAGTACGACGTCTTCGGCAACTTCTCCCGCGCCATCACGCCGAACGGCACGCCGAGCCCCCACCTGCGCGAAACCCCCAGCCAGCAGGACATGCTCGACGCCATGTTCGACCGCAACCTCGATACCCCGCCGCTCGCCGAGGTCCCGCCGGGCATGAGCGCCCGCCAGTTCGCCGCCATGCTCAGCCGCGAAGGCATGCGCGCCGTCATCGGCGATGAAGCCGATACCTACTGCGACGCCGAATACCTCGACTCCATCTACTACACCGTCTTCCCCAACTTCCACCCCTGGGGCGCCTTCAACCGCATCACCTACCGCTTCCGCCCCCACGGCGACAACCCCGACGAATGCATCATGGAGTGCATGTTCCTTGCCCCGTGGCCGAAGGGCGAACCGAAGCCGCCGGCCGCCCCGATCCACTGGCTCGGCCCCGATGACGACTGGGCCGATGCCCCCGAACTCGGCATGCTCGCCCGCGTCTTCAACCAGGACACCTTCAACATCCCGAAGGTCCAGCTCGGCCTCAAGACCATGAAGCGGCCCGAAGTCGTCTTCGCCAGCTACAACGAAACGAAAATCCGCCACTTCCATCAGCTCTACGACCGCTGGATGGAGCTCGAATAG
- a CDS encoding acetyl-CoA hydrolase/transferase family protein, which yields MTAPATRRYASWRDEFESRKKSPAEALEVVQNGHLVGLGILCPGVLTQALLERARQLERVDIRCLAPREVPLFSPDGPKGEKEIELFIGDALRPAHDQRIATYLPNTFMLGFKAFDAGRPEARIPDVFLVAVSPPNEKGYVNFGPHMWHKKAYVRRCRHTVAAIDPNIEPVYGDTWIHVSEIETFVDGYIKPVDIPAVRQRIETQAPPENRDALLRILNEASPDQVALVEDMFHLMPPGILEQAFGLSEVDPAAQAIAEHLKTLIRDGDTIQVGVGQPSSLMFKAGAFDHAHDLGLHTELGSPGLARLWEKGVLTGARKSIHKGRAVATAWTGCDGTDLRIIADNPAFELHDSNYLLNPLLMAQNRQMTSINSAIAVDLLGQVASEDRFGGHMVNGTGGQPDAHLSAALCPDGRAITVLRSTALEGTVSKIVAQHPEGTLVTVPRYLADTVITEYGIARLLDKNHRQRAEELIAIAHPDFRAELRAQAKQLWGTLE from the coding sequence ATGACCGCACCCGCAACCCGCCGCTACGCCAGCTGGCGCGACGAATTTGAGTCGCGCAAGAAGAGCCCCGCCGAAGCCCTCGAGGTCGTGCAGAACGGCCACCTCGTCGGGCTCGGCATCCTCTGCCCCGGTGTCCTCACCCAGGCACTGCTCGAGCGCGCCCGGCAGCTCGAACGCGTCGATATCCGTTGCCTCGCACCCCGCGAGGTCCCGCTCTTCTCCCCCGACGGCCCCAAAGGCGAAAAGGAGATCGAACTCTTCATCGGCGATGCCCTCCGCCCCGCCCACGACCAGCGCATCGCCACCTACCTGCCCAATACCTTCATGCTCGGCTTCAAGGCCTTTGACGCCGGCCGCCCCGAAGCCCGCATCCCCGACGTCTTCCTCGTCGCCGTCTCCCCGCCCAACGAAAAGGGCTACGTGAACTTCGGCCCCCACATGTGGCACAAGAAGGCCTACGTCCGCCGCTGCCGCCACACCGTCGCCGCCATCGACCCCAACATCGAGCCCGTCTACGGCGATACCTGGATCCATGTCTCCGAAATCGAGACCTTCGTCGACGGCTACATCAAACCCGTCGATATCCCCGCCGTCCGCCAGCGCATCGAAACCCAGGCCCCGCCCGAAAACCGCGACGCCCTCCTGAGAATCCTCAACGAAGCCTCCCCCGACCAGGTCGCCCTCGTCGAGGACATGTTCCACCTCATGCCGCCGGGCATCCTCGAGCAGGCCTTCGGCCTCTCCGAGGTCGACCCGGCCGCCCAGGCCATCGCCGAGCACCTCAAGACCCTCATCCGCGACGGCGACACCATCCAGGTCGGCGTCGGCCAGCCCAGCTCCCTCATGTTCAAGGCCGGCGCCTTCGACCACGCCCACGACCTCGGCCTCCACACCGAACTCGGCTCCCCCGGCCTCGCCCGCCTCTGGGAAAAGGGCGTCCTCACCGGCGCCCGCAAGTCCATCCACAAAGGCCGCGCCGTCGCCACCGCCTGGACCGGCTGCGACGGCACCGACCTCCGCATCATCGCCGATAACCCCGCCTTCGAACTCCACGACTCCAACTACCTCCTCAACCCCCTCCTCATGGCCCAGAACCGCCAGATGACCTCCATCAACAGCGCCATCGCCGTCGACCTCCTCGGGCAGGTCGCCAGCGAGGACCGCTTCGGCGGCCACATGGTCAACGGCACCGGCGGCCAGCCCGATGCCCACCTCTCCGCCGCCCTCTGCCCCGATGGCCGCGCCATCACCGTCCTCCGCTCCACCGCCCTCGAGGGGACCGTCTCCAAGATCGTCGCCCAGCACCCCGAGGGCACCCTCGTCACCGTCCCCCGCTACCTCGCCGATACCGTCATCACCGAGTACGGCATCGCCCGCCTGCTCGATAAGAACCACCGCCAGCGCGCCGAGGAGCTCATCGCCATCGCCCACCCCGATTTCCGCGCCGAGCTCCGCGCCCAGGCGAAGCAGCTCTGGGGCACGCTCGAATGA
- a CDS encoding SDR family NAD(P)-dependent oxidoreductase, protein MSTGPGPQPASPGEPAGRLAGKVAVVLGASSGIGRAAALRFACEGATVIAAARRFPELEALGRECGAIPVPCDITRDDQVEALARVALDRFGTLDVALNCAGFEQSTPIRDLTPERLYNMASVQFLGAVSFIRHMANAMAATGGGSLITISSITALLVGEGLAAYGGSKAAINHITRIAALEYGPQGVRVNVVSPGLIETPMTAHMFIPPVVRAFTRETPLRRMGTVDDVVEAVLWLASDASSFITGHNLPVDGGQLTRRLPGRDDFLASS, encoded by the coding sequence ATGAGCACCGGGCCCGGCCCCCAGCCGGCATCGCCGGGAGAGCCCGCCGGGCGGCTGGCCGGCAAGGTCGCCGTCGTCCTCGGCGCCTCCTCCGGCATCGGCCGCGCTGCCGCCCTCCGCTTCGCCTGCGAAGGCGCCACCGTCATCGCCGCTGCCCGCCGCTTCCCCGAACTCGAAGCCCTCGGCCGCGAATGCGGCGCCATCCCCGTCCCCTGCGACATCACCCGCGACGACCAGGTCGAAGCCCTCGCCCGCGTCGCACTCGACCGCTTCGGCACCCTTGATGTCGCCCTGAACTGCGCCGGCTTCGAACAGAGTACCCCCATCCGCGACCTCACCCCCGAGCGGCTCTACAACATGGCCAGCGTCCAGTTCCTCGGCGCCGTCTCCTTCATCCGCCACATGGCCAACGCCATGGCCGCCACCGGCGGCGGCTCACTCATCACCATCTCCTCCATCACCGCCCTCCTCGTCGGCGAAGGGCTCGCCGCCTACGGCGGCTCCAAAGCCGCCATCAACCACATCACCCGGATCGCCGCCCTCGAATACGGCCCCCAGGGTGTCCGCGTCAACGTCGTCTCCCCCGGGCTCATCGAAACTCCAATGACCGCCCACATGTTCATCCCGCCCGTCGTCCGCGCCTTCACGCGCGAAACTCCCCTCCGCCGCATGGGCACAGTCGACGACGTCGTCGAAGCCGTCCTCTGGCTCGCCTCCGATGCCTCCAGCTTCATCACCGGCCACAACCTCCCCGTCGACGGCGGCCAGCTCACCCGTCGCCTCCCGGGCCGTGACGACTTTCTCGCCTCCTCCTGA